A region of the Desulfobacter postgatei 2ac9 genome:
CCCGTGTAATGCTTCTCTTCGGCAATGCCAACATCCATGGCCACATCCAAAGATAAGGGGCCTTCCACAATGCAGTCGTCCCTGTCTGCAAAACGGGCCGCAATACGTTCTGCCTCCATGGAGCTGTCCACGCTGCGGTTTACGTTTTCAACGGCAGAAATAACTGCCACCTTGGGTACCTTGATATTCAGGTTATGCACCACTTTTAATGCATTCTCAAGGATGGCCATACGTTTTTGTTCGTCAGGGTAAGTGTTTAACGCACCGTCTGAAAATGCCAGCAATTTGTTCCGGGTGGGGATGTCCACAATGGCCGTGTGGCTCATGACCTGGCCTTTTTGGAGTAGACCACTGGATTTTAGGTATTTAAAAACCCCCCTGAGAAGATCTTCTGTATGGATGCTCCCTTTCATCAGGATATCAACTTTGCCCTGGTCCAAAAGGCTGACAGCTTCTTCTACGGGTGTTTCGGTATCAATGATGGTGTAGTTGTCATTGTCAATGACAAGGTCGTATTCATAGGCCATCTGGCTGATCTCCTGGAAATCACCAAGGAGAACAAATTTGGAGATGCGGAACTGGCCTTCTTCATTGGCCTTTTTAGCCGCCTGGATTGCCTCTTCGTTGCTGGCGCCCACAATGGCGATGGTTGGGGCATAATTTGCTTCGACTGTCAGGTATGCCGCATCAATGATATCGTCCAGGGTGGTCAATGGCGCGCCTTTTTTCTTGAACCTGATTTCGCGTTTGAATACGGGGGTGTCAATCAATGTGTCTTCATCATGCCTTCTTTTTTTAAGGGCATCCCGTTCGGTTTCGTAATCTTTGAGAGACTCAGGGGCATAATATCCCCGGATCTGTCCGGCAGCCAGGGCGTCATGTTCAAAGTAACCGGGCATGACCACCACGGGGTAGCGCCCTGCGATATTCTGCTTGACCCGGTGCATCATGTCCGGATTTGAGGCAAGTCCGCCGGTGATTGCCATTACCCTCACATCTGCCCCGTCGGCAGTAAGCTTGAGCATGCCGCCGGCAATTTTTCTTGCCATAAAGTTTTGAACCAGTTCTATTTTTTTGCGCTGTACCGGGGTGGCCCCCTGGCGCAGGAATCCGATCATGGCATAGAAATCATTGGTGCCCACAAGGGAGAGAAGACCGCCCCGGCTGTCCAGGATCTGTTCAAGGTCCCGGATGGAGAGCTCCTTGGATTTGATGGATTTGACAACCCGGTCTATGTCGATGGCACCGCTTCGGCTTGTTGACG
Encoded here:
- a CDS encoding phosphate acyltransferase, which translates into the protein MNANLRNKIIEAVAEIGKINVSMSAFERDLTVTSEAWLADLSEQIKQGMETLDARIMQSDLSAVIEVLIKSPPSPGINTIVGNALSMMLEMERAGQKKSPAIRRLLGPSLAQEAQQGDIRFLLLNPGTVSTRIAVYQGLEQVHRFEIHLLPDEDDSIDHRIKAVAAHLDRAGIPLGSFDGIACQGGFLKPIPSGTYRVVPEMVRDLVEAPLRSHASNMGIPMGMELARMAGSQKDLLLTTTDPFVCDELDLVDRVTGFVKIKRNGAGAHYLSHKAVWRIVASLMNQAPEHVNAVTAHLGGGTSLAAHRRGQVTMLIDAYSGLPSTSRSGAIDIDRVVKSIKSKELSIRDLEQILDSRGGLLSLVGTNDFYAMIGFLRQGATPVQRKKIELVQNFMARKIAGGMLKLTADGADVRVMAITGGLASNPDMMHRVKQNIAGRYPVVVMPGYFEHDALAAGQIRGYYAPESLKDYETERDALKKRRHDEDTLIDTPVFKREIRFKKKGAPLTTLDDIIDAAYLTVEANYAPTIAIVGASNEEAIQAAKKANEEGQFRISKFVLLGDFQEISQMAYEYDLVIDNDNYTIIDTETPVEEAVSLLDQGKVDILMKGSIHTEDLLRGVFKYLKSSGLLQKGQVMSHTAIVDIPTRNKLLAFSDGALNTYPDEQKRMAILENALKVVHNLNIKVPKVAVISAVENVNRSVDSSMEAERIAARFADRDDCIVEGPLSLDVAMDVGIAEEKHYTGRIRGNADVLILPDIDSGNILWKTLTTQSGAALAGVILCGDMPLILTSRGDSIRSKLASLSLAVKFYFDLKNQSRESS